DNA from Pyramidobacter piscolens W5455:
TTGCAGATCGCGTCCATCGGACCGCAAACCGGACAGTCCTTCTCGATCCAGCCGACTTCGCCGATTTTGAGCATCGCGTAGCCTTTCATAACAACACCCCTCTTTTTTCTTTGGAATAGCGGGCGCCGCCCTTACAGCACACCGCTTGAAATATATTCGCCATGGGATGGGGAAATATATTTTGTGCCTATATTAGAGAAAGTCGGTCAGATCTGCCATGGGCATTTTCGCGAAAATGTCCGACATTACAGACAAAACGCCAGTGCCAACGACGCGGTGGCTCCGCGGAAAACGCGCATAAAAGCTTTTTTCGAACGGTCGAAAAAAAATCCGACGAGCCGCGCTTCTTCTCAGGCTGTTTCTCGCCGAGCGCACATCTGGAAATGGTGCGTTCCCGACGGTGACATCGGCGGAAGATCGCCCTCGCCGTTTTTTCAGAAAATTAAACTTATTTATTCTTCTTGTACTTGCCCAACTCAGGCGGTTATGGTAATTTACCGAAACAAACCCTTTGGTCTTATATCATTTTCAGGAGGGATCGCAATGGCAGTCCAGAACAAAGCGCTCAAGCTTCCTCACACGTTCGCGCTCATGTTTGTCCTCACGGCCGTGATGGCGACGCTGACGTGGATCATCCCCGCCGGCGTGTACGACGTCGATCCGCAGACCAAGCGAGTCATCGCCGATTCCTATCATCAGGTGGCAAGCAATCCCCAGGGGCTGTGGGACATCTTCAACGCCGTCACCAAGGGCATGATCCAGTCGGCCGTGATGATGTCGATGGTGTTCTTCATCGGCGGCGCCGTCGAAGTGATCGAACAGACCGGCACGATCCGCGCCGGCATGGGACGCATCGTCGGCATGCTGAAGGGCAAGGAGATCTGGGCCGTGGTCGTCATCATGATCGCCATGTCGATCGGCGGCGCCGTGGGGGTTTTCGCCAATCCCGTCATCGCCCTGATCCCCGTCGGCGTGCTGCTGGCCAAGAGCCTCGGCTACGACGCCGTGGTCGGCTTCGCCATGATGTATCTGGCTTCCTATGCCGGCTTCAACGTGGGCTGGGCCAACATGTTCACGGTCGGCATCGCCAACGAGATCGCCGGCCTGCCCATCACCTCGGGCTTCGGCATCCGCGTGGTGCTGCACGTTCTCAACATCGCGCTGACGATCGCCTTCGTGCTGATCTACATCAGGCGCATCAAAAAAGATCCCGCGAAGAGCCTCGTCTACGATCCGAACGCGCCGGCGCAAGCGGAAGACGCGGGCGTTCTCGCGGCCAACGCGAAGATGACCTGGCGGCAGTCGGTCTGCGCGCTGATCGTGGTGCTCAGTTTCGGCTTCATCATTTACGGCTCGCTGAACTGGAAATGGGGCATCTCCCACTACTCCACCGTTTTCCTGATCATGGGGCTGACTTCCGGATTCATCGGCGGGCTGGGATTGAATCAGACGTTCAAGGCCTTTACCAAGGGTATGTCCAGTCTGACGTACGCCGCTTTCGTGATCGTTTTCGCCCGCGCCATCTCGGTGGTCATGACGGACGGCAAGATCATCCACACCATCGTCTACTA
Protein-coding regions in this window:
- a CDS encoding YfcC family protein; the protein is MAVQNKALKLPHTFALMFVLTAVMATLTWIIPAGVYDVDPQTKRVIADSYHQVASNPQGLWDIFNAVTKGMIQSAVMMSMVFFIGGAVEVIEQTGTIRAGMGRIVGMLKGKEIWAVVVIMIAMSIGGAVGVFANPVIALIPVGVLLAKSLGYDAVVGFAMMYLASYAGFNVGWANMFTVGIANEIAGLPITSGFGIRVVLHVLNIALTIAFVLIYIRRIKKDPAKSLVYDPNAPAQAEDAGVLAANAKMTWRQSVCALIVVLSFGFIIYGSLNWKWGISHYSTVFLIMGLTSGFIGGLGLNQTFKAFTKGMSSLTYAAFVIVFARAISVVMTDGKIIHTIVYYLSMPIGKVSAVAGANLMFLANVIINFFIPSGSGQAVTVMPIMVPVADLSNISRQVAVQAFQFGDGFTNCFIPTSGVLMGVLGLAGIAYGKYVRWFLPMLLVQLLMGSITVTLMQIFGW